The genomic region TCGTAGAGCGGGCGAAACAGGTCGCAGGCGTGCTGCACGTCGGCCACGGCCAGCTCAGCGTAAATGTCGTCGGCCGATTTGCCTTGCAAGGCCAGAGCCCGAATGGTAGTATCGTAGTCGTCGCTGCCGCCAATGGCTTTCTCGAAAATAGCCGGGTTCGACGTCACGCCACGCAAATCTTCTTCCTTGATGCGCTTTACCAGCTCACCGTTGATGAGGATTTTGCGACGGATGAAGTCTAGCCAGATACTCTGGTCGAATTCGCGGATTTTGTTGAGTGCGTTCATAAGAAATGGGTAGAAGCTGGGGCCAGTGCCCCGACCGGAAACGTGTTAGGACAGTTCGCGGCGCTAAGCTAGGGAAAACCAAATATTCAGGCTAACGGATTTAAAAAGGGAATACCGAAACCGTTGCCAGGTAGGGAGGGGGGAGTAGTTATCATTCTGAAGGGAGTGAAGAATCTGAGGAAAAACGGCTGCTTGTTACTCAGATTCCTCACTCCATTCAGAATGACAGATTACTTCAGCACTTCCTTCTTCTCAATGCCAACGTCATTGCCTTTCAGCAGTTCGCGGGCTTGTTTCACTACGTTGTCTACGCTGAAGCCAAATTCGGCCATCACTTCCTCGCCGGGGCCGGATTCGCCAAAGCGGTTCATGCTGATGGTAGTGCCCTCGTCGGTCACGTACTTGTGCCAGCCAATGGGCGAGCCGGCCTCAATGGCAATGCGCTTGCGCACAGTGGGGGGTAGGACTTGATGCTGGTACTCGGGCTTCTCCAGCTCAAACAGCTCCCACGAGGGCATGCTTACCACGCGCACGGCCACACCTTCCTGGGTTAGTTTTTCCTGGGCTTCCAAGGCTAGCGATACTTCCGAGCCGGTGCCAATCAGAATTAATTCCGGCTGGCCGTTGTCGGCGTCTTTCAGGATGTAGGCGCCTTTGGCCACACCTTCGCGAGCTGAGCCCATCGTTTCTTGATCCAGCACGGGTAGCTTCTGGCGCGACAAGATCAGCGCCACCGGCGTTTCGGCTTGGGTGAGGGCAATGCGCCACGATTCCACGGTTTCGTTTGCGTCGGCGGGGCGCAGCACAATCAGGTTGGGCACCGTGCGCAGGCCAATGATCTGCTCCACCGGCTGGTGGGTAGGGCCGTCTTCGCCTAGGCCAATGCTGTCGTGCGTGAACACGAACGTGGCCGTGGATTGGGCCAGCGCCGTGAGGCGAATGGAGCCGCGCATATAGTCCGAAAAGTTCAGGAAGGTGCCGCCGTAGGGTCGCACGCCACCGTGGCGGGCCATGCCATTAAGGGCGCCGCCCATGGCGTGCTCACGCACCCCAAACCAGATATTGCTATCCTCGTAGCGGCCCGGCTGGAAGCTTTCCTCCCCCTTGGTCGACATGTCGTTGGACGAGGCCAAATCGGCAGAGCCACCAAACAGGTAGGGTACGCTTTTCTTGAGAGCCACGAGGGCTTTGCCCGAGGCCTGGCGGGTAGCCAAAGGACCATCGGCGGGCTTGAACACGGGCAGTTCAGCGTCCCAGCCCTGGGGTAGGTCGTGGCTGAAAGCCGTTTCGAATGCCTGTGCTTCGTTGGAAAATTCCTTCTTATATGCGGCAAATTGCTCGTTCCATTCTTGTTGCAACTGGGCGCCGCGCTGGCCGGGCTCCAGCAGGTGCTGTTTCACCTCCTCAGGCACAAAGAACTTCTCATCTGGATTCCAGCCTAGAAATTCCTTGGTTTTGCGCACGTTATCGGGGCCGAGAGGCGAGCCGTGCGACTTGTTGGTGCCTTCCAATGGCGAGCCGAAGCCGATAATCGTCTTCACGGCAATAATCGATGGGCGGTCCGTTTCGTTTTGTGCTTCGCGGATGGCAGCTTCAATAGCGTCTAGGTCGTTGCCGTCGCCTACTGTCTGGGTGTGCCAGCCATAGGCATCGAAGCGGGCCATCGGGTCTTCGGTGTAGGCGAGGCTAGTAGGGCCATCGAGTGAGATGCTGTTGTCGTCGTACAGGTAAATCATCTTGCCCAGCTTGAGGTGACCCGCCAGCGAGGCAGCCTCTGAAGCAATGCCTTCCATCAGGTCGCCGTCGCTCACCAATACGTAGGTGTAGTGGTCTACCACGGTGTGGCCGGGCTTATTATAGGTAGCAGCCTGGAAAGCTTCCGTCATAGCCATGCCCAGACCGTTGGCAAAGCCCTGGCCCAGCGGGCCGGTGGTTACCTCCACGCCCGCCGTCAGGTTCGACTCGGGGTGGCCGGGCGTTTTGGAGCCCATTTGCCGGAAGCGCTTCAGCTCCGACATCGGCAAATCGTAGCCGTAGAGGTGCAACAGGCTGTAGAGCAGCGCCGAGCCGTGTCCCGCCGACAAAATAAACCGGTCGCGGTTAGGCCACTCCGGGTCTTGGGGATTGAAGCGCAGGAAGCGCGACCACAGCACGTAGGTCATCGGGGCAGCGCCCAGCGGCAAGCCGGGGTGGCCGGAATTGGCCTCCTGCACCATATCAACGGATAACAGACGTAGGGTGTTGACGCTCAGCTGGTCCAGGGATTGTTGGTTTTCGGGCATGATATGGAAAGATTGAAAGAAGTTGAGGTGCGAAAGCAAAACAAAAAAGGCTGCCGACACAGCACGCGGCAACCGGTACGCCAAAGCCTACCATTCTTGGTTTACGGAAAAAGTGGGGTAAACGATAAATAAAAACCACACGCCCACCCAAAACACGCGACCAGAAAACCAGATTCACCGTTATACCTTTGCGTATATAGCGCTCGGCAGTTGGCATGCCGTCGCTCTTTTGATTTCTCTTTTACACTATGCCCCGTTTCCGTTTCCTGCTTTCTATAGTGCTCTTGCTACTCGGTAGCGCAGGGGCGATGCCGCCTAGCCCGGTAGCCCCGCCGCCGCTCACCATTGCCGCCGCCTCCGATTTGCAATACGTGATGGATTCCCTGCTCACCATCTACCGTCGCCAGCACCCACAACAGCAAGTGAAAGTAGTGTATGGCTCCTCGGGTAAGTTTTACCAGCAGCTCAGCCACGGCGCGCCATTCGATATTTACTTTTCTGCCGACAGCAACTACCCTCAAAAACTGCATCAAGAGGGCCTTACGGCCCGCGCCCCCCAGCGCTATGCTACCGGCCGGCTGGTGGTGTGGAGCAAAAAGTTCGACCCACGCACGCAGGGCATGAACACCTTGTTGAACCCGGCTATTCGTAAAATTGCCGTGGCCAACCCCGCCCACGCGCCCTACGGCCAGAAAGCCCAAGAGGCCCTGCAACACTACAACCTCTACAACCAACTGAAACCGCGCCTAGTGTTGGGCGAGAACATCAGCCAAACGGCTCAGTATGCCACTACTGGCGCCGCCGAAGCGGGGCTACTGGCGTTGTCGTTGGCCCGCAGCCCACAGCTACGCCGGCAGGGGCACTACTATCTTATTCCCGCCAATGCGCACACGCCCTTGGAACAAGCCTTCGTGGTAATGAAGCGCGCCGCCGGCAATTCGGCGGCAGCTTCGTTCACGGCATTTATCAGCAGTGCTCCAGCTAAAGCGGCGCTGAAGCGGTATGGGTTTGAGTAGGGTAGGGCGGAAATCCCAAACGTTTGTCATCCTGAGCGGAGCGAAGGACCTTATGCCTGCCGAACGATTAACGTAATAACGACTCCGTTCTGCGGGCAGAAGGTCCTTCGCCGCGCTCAGGGTGACAGATTAGCGACGCACCGCAAAATTGCTACTATTCAACCCTATCCCCTTGTCCGACTTCTCCCAAACCTTACTGCTCACTGCCAAGCTGGCCGCCCTTACTACCCTGCTGCTGTTGCTGCTAGGCGTGCCGCTGGCGTACTGGTTAGCGTATGCGCGCTTTCGGGGAAAGGCGTTGGTGGAGGCGCTGGTGAGTTTGCCGCTGGTGTTGCCGCCCACGGTTATTGGGTTTTACCTGCTGCTGGCTTTTAGTGCCGATAGCGGGGTGGGACGCTTTCTGGTGCACACGTTGGGGCTGGAGCTGAACTTCACGTTTGGCGGCATTCTGATTGGGTCGCTGGTGTACAGCCTGCCCTTTATGGTGCAGCCGGTGCAGGCAGCTTTGCACAATTTACCCCGCTCGCTAAGCGAAGCGGCATACACGCTGGGCAAGTCGCGGCTGACGACCTTGTGGCGGGTGCTGCTGCCCAACATCCGGCCGGCCCTGCTCAGCGCCGCAGTGCTGACGTTTGCGCATACCGTGGGCGAGTTTGGAGTGGTGCTGATGATTGGCGGCAACATTCCGGGCCAAACGCGGGTTGCTTCCATCGCCATCTACGACGCCGCCGAAAGCCTCGATTACGCCCGCGCCAACCACTACGCGCTGGTGCTGGTGGGGCTGTCCTTTGCGGGGCTGCTGTTGCTGGCTACTTTCACCAAACGCTCTGCCGGCCGCCTGCTGTGATTGACTTGCACCTCACCAAACCCCTGCAAACTGCGCATGGCCCAGGACTACTGGACGTGCGCCTGACAGTGGCGCCCGGCGAGCTGGTGGCGGTATACGGCGCCTCGGGCGCCGGCAAAACCACGCTGCTGCGCCTGCTGTCAGGCCTGAGCCGACCGGCCAGCGGCCACCTACGGGTAGGTGAGGAGACATGGTACGACCAGCCCCGCAGTATCTGGCTGCCACCCCAGCGCCGCAGCATCGGGTTTGTGTTTCAAGACTACGCGCTGTTTCCGAATATGACGGTGCGCCAGAACCTGGAGTTTGCCCTACCTGATGGGTCGGACAAAGCGCTAGTGGATGAATTGCTGGAGCTGATGGACCTGGGCGAGCTGGCCCGACAACGGCCGCAGCAGCTGTCAGGAGGGCAACAGCAGCGTGTGGCTCTGGCGCGGGCGCTGGCCCGGCAGCCCCGCTTGCTCCTACTCGATGAACCCCTGGCCGCTCTTGATGTGCCTACCCGCTTGCGCCTGCAACAGGCGCTGGCCGCGGCCCACCAGCGTTTCCAGCTCACTACCCTGCTCGTCAGCCACGACTACGCCGAAATTGCCCGCCTGGCTACTCGCGCCGTAGAGCTGGAGGGGGGTAGGGTGGTACGCGATGGTACGCCCGCGGAGGTGCTGCCCCGCGCTGAAGTAACACCTGCCTTCCGGCTGATCGGCACTGTAGTGGCTGCCGAGCGTTCTGCCACTGGCCAAACCTTGCGTGTGCGGGTAGGCGAGGAGGTAATGAGCGTAGAGGTAACTACCGCCACGCCCTACCAGCCGGGCGATACGCTGGTGCTGGCGGGCAGCGTGGAAAGAGGGTAAACGGATAGGTAGGTCTGCGAGGCATGGTTGTTTGAATAATGGCGAAACTCAACTGTAGAGCGGCGCGTTGTTTACTCACCATTTATTACTTCCTGCCTCGTGCCCGAACTACCCGAAGTCGAAACCTACCGCCGATTCCTCGACGACCTTATTCTACATCAATCCATTACAGCGGTAGAGGTGCGCGACGCCCACGTGCTCACCACCGACGAGGACACGCTGCGGCGCTACCTGGTGGGTAGGCAGGTGACGGCCACGCGCCGCTTGGGCAAAAACTGTTTCCTCGAACTCGACAATGACACTGTGCTGGCGCTGCACTTTGGCATGACTGGCGACGTGGGCGCCTATCGAGACGACCCCGACGCGCCGCGCTTCACCCGTGTAGCTCTGCACTTGGCCGACGGCATGCGCATCGCCTTCGTAGACCCGCGCAAGTTTGGTCGCATCCGCCTAGCTGGGAGTGTGGCCGAGTATCAGAAGCTGAAAAAGCTGGGTCCCGACGCCCTCGATATCACCTGGGAGCAACTGCAAGCGGCGCTCGGCAAGAAGAAAACCCTGCTAAAGCCCGCTCTACTCGACCAGCGCATCACTGCCGGCCTCGGCAACTGGATTGTAGATGAGGTGCTGTTTCAAGCCAAAATCAACCCCGAACGGCTGTGCAATACGCTTACCGAGAAGGAGTTTAAAGCCCTGCACGCTGCTATTCAACTTGTGCTGAAAACGGCCATTCAGCACGAAGCTACGTACCGCCATTTTCCGGCGTCGTTCCTGATTCACGCCCGCGAGTGGGACGACTCGGCCACGCCGGGTACCGACAAGCACCGGTTTTGTCCGCGCCACCCACGCACTGAAATCGAGAAGAAATACGTGGGCGGCCGGGCCACCTACTACTGCCCCAAGTGTCAGCCGGTGCCCGTTACGGTCCACGAAAAACCGGATGCCAGCGAAACTTCATAAGGGTAGTACAAGCGCAAGACGTAAAGCAAAGCCTCGATTTTGGCAAGTGCAACGCAAAAGCGCCAACCGCATGCGGTTGGCGCTTTGTTTTGGGTGATACTAGGTCCTCCTACCCTACGAGGGGTCGGTGAGCATGGCTACCAAGCGGCCGTTGGGGTTGTACACTGCCCCAGAGGTATCGATGTATAGGCGGCGCTGCTTGGAATCGACTAGAATCAGCGGGAAATCTTCGTCGTCGGAACGGGTGATATGGCCCACTACCTCGGCCGAGCGGGTGCCGGGCTCCACGTGCACTACATTCAGGTGGTTGGTGAGGTAAAACGGTTCATCCGGCGCATCGCGGAAGGTGAGCTTACCCACAATGGAAAGACGGCTGGACACGTTGCGAGCCACAGCGGGCGCCGTCGTCTGCGGCCGCAGCACAGCAGGAGCCGCCGATGGAGCCGCTACTTTGGAGCTAGCCGCAATCTGGGTGTTCGACTGCTGCCAACCCCGGCTGATGGCTGCCAGGCGTTGGGTGCGGCCGGGATGGGTAGCCGAGCCATACTCGTCTGATACTACCGCCATAGCGGCCTGGGCTTGGGCCAGGCTGGCGCCCATCTTGCGCAATACAAAGCCCGAAAACTCATCGGCTTCCAGCTCGTCGGCGGGGTTGGAGCCGCGGCCGGTGAGGGTGTGGCCATTGAGGTGGTGCCCCATCTCGTGGGCCAGAATGCTAGTGCCAGCCCAGTCGGTGCGGCCAGCACGGTTCACGGCCGCCACAAACTGCGGATTATACAACAAATAGCGCTGGCCGTTGTACACTACAGCCGCCGCATTCTCAACCTCCGACGTGGCTTGCAACTCGAAGCGGGGCTTCAAGCCTACCACCGAAGTGATATCGCGCAGCACGTCGCGCTGACCCGTAGACGTTTGAGCGTAGGAACTGGTGGTCAACAATACCCCCAGGACTAGGAACAGACCCGCCAGACGGCGGAAAGCAGGGTAGAGCATAGAGGTAAATTCTGAATGGATGAGGACAGAAGCCGGACAAGACATCAAAAAATCCTACTCGATGCGCAGTATCGGCCTTTGTCTATACAACGTCAAACCACACCTATTTCGTTTACTTTACTTGACGCGAGCGATGATTTTTTAGTGAAAAATATGCATTTCGTGTGTAGGTCAAGTCCCTTGGGCTGACACCTTGTTGCCTATTGCCACAGGAAAATACACCGGTGTGCATCGACGAGAACTGCCATGCATCGCAACCAAAGCATTTCTCGTTAAGCTTGTGCGCCTACACTACGTATATTTGGCCGTGTTTATTCGTTGCTGCTATGCTTCGCTCAGCTTATTATGTTCCCGCTCGCTGCCCGATTGGGGCGCGGTAAGTAGAGCGTAGCTGCTGATGCAGCTAGAATACCTGCATCAGCGACTCTTGCTGATGCAGACCCAACGCTTTTCTACTGTATGTCTACTGCTACTTCTAATCCTACCTTCGAGCGCCTGCAAACGGCTGTAGACGCTGCCGGCATGGGTACTTGGGATTTCAACCCGCTTACCGGCAGTCTGGTATGGTCGGCGCGCTGTAAGGAGATTTTTGGATTCTCAGCCGACCAAGACGTTACGTACGAGCAATTCCTGGATGGCGTGCACCCAGACGACCGTGCCGCCACGCAGACAGCCGTCACGCAGGCCCTGGACCCGGCCGGGTCGGGCTCTTATGCCATTGACTATCGTACGCGCTGGAACGAGCCAGACATGCCACCCCGCTGGGCCCACGCCACTGGGCGCGCGTTTTTCAACCCGGAACGGACGCAGGCACAGCGTTTCATCGGCACCATTGCCGATATAACAGCTCAGAAAGACACGCACGAGCTAGCGCGCCAGCGCGAGGCCGATTTGGCTACTATGGCGAACAGCATAGCGCAGCTCGCTTGGATTGCCGACGGGGAGGGCAACGTGACGTGGTACAACCAGCGGTGGTACGACTACACCGGCACTACCCTGGAGCAGTCTAAGGGTCAGAACTGGCAGCAAGTGCACCACCCCGATTATGTGCAAGGAGTGGTAGAACGGCTGCAACAGGCCTTTGCCGCCGGCGAGGCGTGGGAAGATACCTTCCCGCTGCGCGGGCAGGATGGCACGTACCGTTGGTTTCTCTCGCGGGCTGTGCCCCTGCGCAATCCACTGGGCGACATACTGCGCTGGTTTGGTACCAATACCGACGTAACCCAGATGCGTCAGTTGCAGGAGCAACTTTCGCAGGCCTATGAAGATCTGGAAGTGAAGGTGGCTTTCCGGAATTTAGCCCTGGAGCACGAAGTGCAGCAGCTACGGGCACAGCTGGCTCTGCTTACGCCATCTACAACTTCCACCGAAGGCAATACACTCGTGTAAGCGTACGAAGGCAGACAACTGCATCAGCCACTAAACAGAAACGGGGCGCTCCTATTAGGAGCGCCCCGTTTCTGTTTAGTAACAGCTAGCGTAGTTATAAGCGTACGCCAATGCCTGGCCCAAACAGGAAAAACAACTTACCGCTGTTCACCAAGTAGCCCCCGCCGAGGTAGAGCGGGAAGGTGAGCTTAGCGTCGCTACGGGTAGGGTAAACCGAGCCCAATACCACAATGCCCAGGTCACGGTTGGCATTGTTTGTCTGGCTGAGGTTGAAGGCATTCAGCGCCACAAAGCCTGCCCCTACCTTGTAGGGCCGCGGCTTGTTAATCTTGTTGGGGTTGTAGAAAGTAAGCTGGGCTAGCGTAGCCAGGCTAATACCGCTAAAAGCTGTGTAATTGTTGTTTTCGCCAGTGCCATTGAGCTGCTTGGTAAGCAGGCCGGCTGGAAAGCTGATGTCGATGTCAAACTTCACTTTGCGCTGCAACACGAGGTCCAGCGTTTGAGAGTAGCCTTTGTCGCCGTATTGGCCGGCTTGGTGCTGCACGGTCACATAGATATGCGCCCAGTCGTCGAGGTCATAGGTTTTGCGCGAGAGCAAGCTATTTAGGTTGATATTACCTACTTGGCACTGTGGGTCGCGGTAGAAAGCGGCGCGCACCGAGTTGTCGCCGGGGCACACCACCACGTTTTCGATGGTGCGCATCTCAATCAGGTTGCCCTTGGCATCCTGCGTTCTAACCTGAAACGTGAGGTATTGCTTGCCATACAGCTGCTGCTCCGAGTCGATGGCGTTGGCGTCGAAGGAGAACACCACGTCGCGGACGGTGCGGGGGTAGAGGATGGGGCCGTTGAGAGTCGTAACGGGGCGGGCAGCCTCCCCAAAAGTCACCTTCACAAAATCCAGCGGGTGGGGGCGCTGAAACTCGCGCACGTTGAGGCCCTGCCCCGTGTTCTGGCTGCCGTTGTAAATCGCCACGCGCTTCTTATCAATGCCAATGGGCACCTGCAAACGGTAAATCACCGCCGACTCGGAGCGCACCGACGAATCGGAAGGCACCACGTGTACGTCCTCGAAGCGGAACGGCGCCTTCAGCAGCGACTCCCCCTCCAGGCGCACGTCTACCGTCTCGCCAGGATTTACATTCGTATTAGAGGTCCAGTCGCCACCACGGTGGCGCACGCTCACGGCGTTGATGGTGGTTTTGGGCGAGATATTGAAGTTGGTGATGTACTTAGGCTGGTCGCCGTCTTTGATGTAGAGGTAGCTATCCGTTTGGCGGTGGGTGTTGTACACGCGCAGCCAGCACAGCACCCGGTCGTTGGAGAGGTACTGGCGCGTGAAGATTTCAGCAATGAGCGCCCCGCCAGCTTCTTCCTGATCTTCTACCCGGTAGGTGTGCTTGAGGTCGAAGGTGCGGCCGTTGTCGAGGATGATTTCCACGCCTTTGCGGCGTGAGCTTTCGTCCAGCGTAATTTCCTTTTTATCAACGCTTAGAAAGCGTAAACGGCTGCTCTTTACCGTGAATTCCTGCCGAATAGGGGGCAGGGAATAACTCAGTTTGCGGCCATTTTCAATCAGGAAGGGCCGCTCGGTTTGCATGCGTAGCGTGATGCTGCGCGTACCTGTTACGTTGGGCAGCACGTGCAGCTTCAGGCCGCCGTTTTCTTGGGCCACGCGGTAGTCGATGTCCTGGCCGTGGGTCCACTCGCCGGTGGCACGCACGTTTTTTACGTTGTTGCTGGTCAGGTCAAACACCTTTTCTTCGCCCACAAACAGCTCCGTATCAGTGACGCGAAAGTCGAGCGAGGTGCGCGTGACGGGCAGCAACTGCACCGTTTGGGTGAACTGCGGGCCGCGCAGGCTGTCGAGGTTAGGCTGGGCAAAGGTGAGGCTGAGGTAGCGCACCCCCGTTAGGCCCTTAAAGCGGATTTTGGTGCGGTAGTACTCGTTGTTGACTGGCGTGAGCGAATCCAGCTGCTGAAAATCGGCAGAGCGCACCAGGCGCAGCGGCGCGCTGGGGTTCATGCGCACGGGGTAGGCCATAATCTCGGCCGTTTCGTCTTCCTGGCGGTAGTAGAAATACAGGTTCAGCTCGCCCTGCACATTAATCATGTTGCGGCTGAGGGCGTAGTTGGTGGTATCGGTGCGCAGCAGCAGCTCGCGCAGCAGCGTGGCGCTACGGGTGGCCGCAGGACTAACGGCTGTGGGGGCCGGTGCCTGGTTAGTGCGATAAGCAGGCGCAGGGGTAGCAGCCGGCACATCTGGCGCCGGAGCAGGACTGGTAGGCTGCTGCGCCCAGCTAATGGAGGGAGACAGCCACAACAGCACGAAAAACGATAACCAACCTGTGCCCTGCAGGGCACGACGCAAGGTAGAGGGCAATAGCACGGGCAGCAAAAAAGAAGCGGACAAACGAAGCAAGCGCCGAAGCGCAAGCAAAGGTAGGGCCACGAGGCCGATTCACGCAGAAATTTCGGTGCGCCTACCCTGCATTCGCCGGCCTGATATGGGTAGGACGACTTGCCCGCCAAGCCGATTTACAGTTTTTATCCGGGTAGGTCGGCCCGTCGGCTACAACCTTATTCTGCAACTTTTGGCCGGCCAGCAAAGCAAAGCCAAACGGACTGTTATGGAGCAGATAGGGAACATTACACCACCCCGGGGAGGTACGCAGAGTATGTGAATAGTACTATTGGTATAGAACAATAGCTCAGCGGTAGTAAATTGATTATCAATAACTTGATTGAGGTGTGGCCGTAAGAACGGACATATCATTTCAAACTTGATTTGGGTGAGAGCCCACGACCCATGCCTACCGATGAGCTTGCCAATCAACCACCGCATTCTTCGGCCAAAATTCTGGTGCTAGAGGAGCGGGCAGTCATTCACCGCGACGTAGTGGAGAGTGGCCGGGTACGCATTTCTAAAACTGTGCACGAGCATCAGGAAGAAGTAGATGTGATACTGCGCCACGAGGAAGTGCAGGTACAGCGCGTGGCCGTCAATGAGTTTGTGGCCGATGGGGTGGCGCCGCCTACCCCGCGCTACGAAGGCAGCACCCTGATTGTGCCAGTGGTGCGCGAAATCGTGATGAAGCGCCTGCTGATTGTGGAAGAACTGCACATTCTAAAGCAGCAAGTGGAAACGCACGAAACAGAAACTGTGACACTTCGCCGTGAAGAAGTGCACGTAGAGCGCCACCCAACCACTGAAGCAGATACGCCTTCGACAGATCAATAATTTTCACCTAACTCTATTACACCACTACACCCCAGCCTTTAACCCCTAAAACAATGACTCAGACCGTAATTGGAATGTTCGATACTGCCGCTCAGGCGCAATCTGCCGCTCAGCAACTTGCCGCCGCCGGCTTTAGCCTAGACCACGTGGATGTGGCCTCGCGCAATGATGACGACAACGCTACTGCCAACCGCGGCCGTTACCGCAATACCAACCATACTGAAGAAAGCACCAGCGACAGCGTCAGCGACTTTTTCAGCAACCTGTTCGGCGGTGATGACGATGACGACACTGCCCGTCGCTATGCTCATGCTGCCCGCGAAAGTGGCTCGCTGGTGACGGTGCACGCCCACTCGGCCGAAAACGCCCATCAAGCCGCCGAAATCCTGGACCGCTGCGGGGCCATCGACGTGAACGAGCGCGCCGAGCAATCGGGCTATAAGAACCAGGCGGCCACCGCCAATACAACCAATACCAATGCTGTTGCCAATACTACTGAAGGTGAAGTGTCGGCTAAGGTAATCGAGGAAAACTTGCAGGTAGGCAAGCGCGTGGAGCAAACTGGCGGTGCCCGTCTGCACAGCCGCATTATTGAGCGCCCGGTAGAAGCCAGCGTCCGTCTGCGGGAAGAACATGTGCACGTAGACCGCAAGCCCGTAGACCGCCCTGCTACCGAAGCCGATTTTGAGGCGTTTAAGGAGGGCGACATCGAAATAACGGAAAGCGCTGAGCGCGCCGTGGTGGGCAAAGAAGCCCGCGTGGTAGAAGAAGTGACGCTGGGTAAAGAAGTGACTGAGCGCGAAGAAACCGTGCATGATACCGTGCGCAAGACGGAAGTGGATGTGGAAAACCTGAGCGACCGTTCGGCCAACGACCCACGCCGCCAGAGCTAAGCTTATTTGTTTGCATACACCTTGTAGAAAAGACGGCTGCCTACAGCCGTCTTTTTTATTGCGCCTACTCCACAATGCCTGTTTTGCTAGCACAAGAGCAGTGGGCCGCGTAACCCAACACTACCCGGTGGGGTATTAGAAAAGCACCAGTAGCCCGCCATAGTGGCCGGGCCCTTCCTTTTTCCTCCTTCCGAATGACCACACTTCCCCCTACCTCCCGCACCCATACCTACAACATGGGACTAATTGGCAACTGCGCCTTCCTAGGCTTGATTGGTACTGACACGGCCGTGCGTTGGCTGTGCTGGCCCCGTTTCGACAGTAGCTTCGTATTTGGTAGTCTGCTCGATTCCCAAAAAGGAGGGGAATATAGTATTCGGCCCGCCGAAGGGGAGTTTCGGAGCAATCAATACTATCTCGACAACACCAACGTGCTGTGCACCGAGATAGAAACGCACGACGGTCGGTACCGCGTCACGGATTTTGCCCCGCGCTTTGGGCAGTACGAACGCAACTACAAGCCCCTGATGTTTGTGCGCAAGGTAGAGCCGTTGCAGGGTACGCCCCGCGTGCGCGTGCGTTGCCGGCCAGTAGGGCAGTACGGCGAGCAGGTGCTCAACCGCCGCCGCAGCTCCAACCACATTGCGTTTCTGGGCTTGGAAGAAGAAGTGCGCCTGACCACCAATATTCCGCTCACGTACGTGCTCGAAGACGAGGATTTTGTCCTGAACGACACGTTCTA from Hymenobacter aerilatus harbors:
- a CDS encoding PAS domain-containing protein; this encodes MSTATSNPTFERLQTAVDAAGMGTWDFNPLTGSLVWSARCKEIFGFSADQDVTYEQFLDGVHPDDRAATQTAVTQALDPAGSGSYAIDYRTRWNEPDMPPRWAHATGRAFFNPERTQAQRFIGTIADITAQKDTHELARQREADLATMANSIAQLAWIADGEGNVTWYNQRWYDYTGTTLEQSKGQNWQQVHHPDYVQGVVERLQQAFAAGEAWEDTFPLRGQDGTYRWFLSRAVPLRNPLGDILRWFGTNTDVTQMRQLQEQLSQAYEDLEVKVAFRNLALEHEVQQLRAQLALLTPSTTSTEGNTLV
- a CDS encoding YsnF/AvaK domain-containing protein yields the protein MPTDELANQPPHSSAKILVLEERAVIHRDVVESGRVRISKTVHEHQEEVDVILRHEEVQVQRVAVNEFVADGVAPPTPRYEGSTLIVPVVREIVMKRLLIVEELHILKQQVETHETETVTLRREEVHVERHPTTEADTPSTDQ
- a CDS encoding YsnF/AvaK domain-containing protein, translating into MTQTVIGMFDTAAQAQSAAQQLAAAGFSLDHVDVASRNDDDNATANRGRYRNTNHTEESTSDSVSDFFSNLFGGDDDDDTARRYAHAARESGSLVTVHAHSAENAHQAAEILDRCGAIDVNERAEQSGYKNQAATANTTNTNAVANTTEGEVSAKVIEENLQVGKRVEQTGGARLHSRIIERPVEASVRLREEHVHVDRKPVDRPATEADFEAFKEGDIEITESAERAVVGKEARVVEEVTLGKEVTEREETVHDTVRKTEVDVENLSDRSANDPRRQS